From Actinosynnema mirum DSM 43827, a single genomic window includes:
- the smc gene encoding chromosome segregation protein SMC, whose protein sequence is MHLKSLTLKGFKSFASATTLRFEPGITCVVGPNGSGKSNVLDALRWVMGTQGAKDLRGGKMEDVIFAGTSGRAPLGRAEVTLTIDNADGALPIEYTEVSITRRMFREGATEYEINGSSCRLMDIQELLSDSGIGREMHVIVGQGQLSAILESKPEERRAFIEEAAGVLKHRKRKEKALRKLEAMQANLTRLTDLTAELRRQLKPLGKQAEIARRAQTVQAELRDSRMRLLADDLVTQRESLARDEQDEAAARARRAEVERSLQQAQVQQNELEEVVSADAPKLQQAQDTWYRLSALEERLRGTVRLAVERERHLKASVDAPRGGRDPEELEAEAEQTAALELELQEGVTEARVGLAEAVETRAELERVVSAAEKAHLAAVRAIADRREGLARLSGQVEALRSKTNATAEEIERLSTALTEAVERSEVAQEELAEARESTDSEDEDDAGVQERHRHAVEAEDSARRRVEELVKAERAAERDIASWKARVDALSLGLTRKDGAGALLASQLPGLLGSVAALLTVEPGNEVALAAALGPVADAIAVASGDDALAALELLKTEDAGRAGVVIGGGEPPTGALPALPGGARWAVDLVRAPESLRPAVARALHGLAVVADLAAADALVRAHPGLRAVTGEGDLLGSDWATGGSGRSQSVIEVQAAVDEASEKLALAERALEHSGPALDGARAEQQARRGEASALKEQLNEAKVRRARSSERLNRLAAAVRSAEAEVDRARGQREKVEAAREENLLKLAELEERLLVAEEQPLDDEPDTAQRDEAAAELASARQGEMDARLTLRTAEERARALQGKAEGLRRAARAERETRERAQRALAARARGAVVASAVVRGGEVALERIAVSLDRAARERDAAQERRARHEALLGQVRGLVREMSGELEKLTDAVHRDEVLRAEQRLRIEQLEVKISEDFGIGLDDLVAEYGPDVHVPPSAGELAEYEAAKERGEAVTAPMPIPYDRDTQARRAKRAERDLSLLGKVNPLALEEFAALEERYKFLSNQLEDIKATRRDLLTVVKEVDDKILEVFTLAYEDVAREFQVVFEVLFPGGEGRLVLTEPDDMLTTGIELEARPPGKKVKRLSLLSGGEKSLAAVAMLVAIFRARPSPFYVMDEVEAALDDTNLHRLISLFEQLRERSQLLIITHQKPTMEIADALYGVSMRGDGISQVISQRLRGREAS, encoded by the coding sequence GTGCACCTCAAGAGCCTGACGCTGAAGGGCTTCAAGTCCTTCGCCTCGGCTACCACCCTGCGCTTCGAGCCCGGCATCACGTGCGTGGTCGGCCCCAACGGGTCCGGCAAGTCGAACGTGCTCGACGCGCTGCGCTGGGTGATGGGCACCCAGGGCGCGAAGGACCTGCGCGGCGGCAAGATGGAGGACGTCATCTTCGCGGGCACCTCCGGCCGCGCGCCGCTGGGCCGCGCCGAGGTCACCCTCACCATCGACAACGCCGACGGCGCGCTGCCCATCGAGTACACCGAGGTGTCGATCACCCGCCGGATGTTCCGCGAGGGCGCCACCGAGTACGAGATCAACGGCAGCTCGTGCAGGCTCATGGACATCCAGGAGCTGCTGTCGGACTCCGGCATCGGCCGCGAGATGCACGTCATCGTCGGCCAGGGCCAGCTCTCCGCGATCCTGGAGTCCAAGCCGGAGGAGCGCCGCGCCTTCATCGAGGAGGCCGCGGGCGTCCTCAAGCACCGCAAGCGCAAGGAGAAGGCGCTGCGGAAGCTGGAGGCGATGCAGGCCAACCTGACCCGCCTCACCGACCTCACCGCCGAGTTGCGCCGCCAGCTCAAGCCGCTGGGCAAGCAGGCCGAGATCGCCCGGCGCGCCCAGACCGTGCAGGCCGAGCTGCGCGACTCCCGGATGCGCCTGCTCGCCGACGACCTGGTCACCCAGCGCGAGTCGCTGGCCCGCGACGAGCAGGACGAGGCCGCCGCGCGCGCCCGCCGCGCCGAGGTCGAGCGCTCGCTCCAGCAGGCGCAGGTGCAGCAGAACGAGCTGGAGGAGGTCGTGTCCGCCGACGCGCCCAAGCTCCAGCAGGCCCAGGACACCTGGTACCGGCTCTCCGCGCTGGAGGAGCGGCTGCGCGGCACGGTCCGGCTGGCCGTCGAGCGCGAGCGGCACCTGAAGGCGTCGGTCGACGCGCCCAGGGGCGGGCGCGACCCGGAGGAGCTGGAGGCCGAGGCCGAGCAGACCGCCGCGCTGGAGCTGGAGCTGCAGGAGGGCGTCACCGAGGCGCGGGTCGGGCTGGCCGAGGCCGTGGAGACCCGCGCCGAGCTGGAGCGCGTGGTGTCCGCCGCCGAGAAGGCGCACCTGGCGGCCGTGCGGGCGATCGCCGACCGGCGCGAGGGACTGGCCCGGCTGTCCGGTCAGGTGGAGGCGCTGCGGTCCAAGACCAACGCCACCGCCGAGGAGATCGAGCGGCTGTCGACGGCGCTGACCGAGGCCGTCGAGCGGTCCGAGGTCGCCCAGGAGGAGCTGGCCGAGGCGCGCGAGAGCACCGACAGCGAGGACGAGGACGACGCGGGCGTCCAGGAGCGGCACCGGCACGCGGTCGAGGCCGAGGACTCGGCGCGGCGGCGGGTCGAGGAGCTGGTCAAGGCCGAGCGCGCGGCCGAGCGGGACATCGCCTCGTGGAAGGCGCGCGTGGACGCCCTCTCGCTCGGGCTCACCCGCAAGGACGGGGCGGGCGCGCTGCTCGCGTCCCAGCTGCCCGGCCTGCTCGGGTCGGTCGCGGCGCTGCTGACCGTGGAGCCCGGCAACGAGGTGGCGCTGGCCGCCGCGCTCGGGCCGGTCGCGGACGCGATCGCGGTGGCCTCCGGCGACGACGCGCTCGCCGCGCTGGAGCTGCTCAAGACCGAGGACGCCGGGCGCGCCGGGGTCGTCATCGGCGGCGGCGAGCCGCCGACGGGGGCGCTGCCCGCGCTGCCGGGCGGCGCGCGCTGGGCCGTCGACCTGGTCCGCGCCCCCGAGTCGCTGCGGCCCGCCGTGGCCCGCGCGCTGCACGGGCTCGCCGTGGTCGCCGACCTGGCCGCCGCCGACGCGCTCGTCCGGGCGCACCCAGGGCTGCGGGCGGTCACCGGCGAGGGCGACCTGCTCGGGTCGGACTGGGCGACCGGCGGGTCCGGGCGCAGCCAGAGCGTCATCGAGGTGCAGGCCGCCGTGGACGAGGCGTCCGAGAAGCTCGCGCTCGCCGAGCGGGCGCTGGAGCACTCCGGGCCCGCGCTGGACGGGGCGCGCGCCGAGCAGCAGGCCCGGCGCGGCGAGGCGTCGGCCCTCAAGGAGCAGCTCAACGAGGCCAAGGTCCGCAGGGCCCGCTCGTCGGAGCGGCTCAACCGGCTCGCGGCGGCCGTGCGGTCCGCCGAGGCCGAGGTGGACCGGGCGCGCGGGCAGCGGGAGAAGGTCGAGGCCGCCCGCGAGGAGAACCTGCTCAAGCTCGCCGAGCTGGAGGAGCGCCTCCTGGTCGCCGAGGAGCAGCCGCTGGACGACGAGCCCGACACCGCCCAGCGCGACGAGGCCGCCGCCGAGCTGGCCTCCGCCAGGCAGGGCGAGATGGACGCCCGGCTGACGCTGCGCACCGCCGAGGAGCGGGCCCGCGCGCTGCAGGGCAAGGCCGAGGGCCTGCGGCGGGCCGCGCGCGCCGAGCGGGAGACGCGGGAGCGCGCGCAGCGGGCGCTGGCGGCGCGGGCGCGCGGCGCGGTCGTCGCCTCCGCCGTGGTGCGCGGCGGCGAGGTCGCGCTGGAGCGGATCGCGGTCTCGCTGGACCGGGCCGCCCGCGAGCGGGACGCCGCACAGGAGCGCAGGGCGCGGCACGAGGCGCTGCTCGGGCAGGTGCGCGGGCTGGTGCGGGAGATGTCCGGCGAGCTGGAGAAGCTCACCGACGCGGTGCACCGGGACGAGGTGCTGCGGGCCGAGCAGCGGCTGCGGATCGAGCAGCTCGAGGTCAAGATCTCCGAGGACTTCGGGATCGGGCTGGACGACCTGGTCGCCGAGTACGGGCCGGACGTGCACGTGCCGCCGTCCGCCGGTGAGCTGGCCGAGTACGAGGCCGCCAAGGAGCGCGGCGAGGCGGTCACCGCCCCCATGCCGATCCCCTACGACCGGGACACCCAGGCGCGGCGGGCCAAGCGCGCCGAGCGGGACCTGTCGCTGCTGGGCAAGGTCAACCCGCTGGCGCTGGAGGAGTTCGCGGCGCTGGAGGAGCGGTACAAGTTCCTGTCCAACCAGCTGGAGGACATCAAGGCCACCCGGCGCGACCTGCTGACCGTCGTCAAGGAGGTCGACGACAAGATCCTGGAGGTCTTCACGCTGGCCTACGAGGACGTGGCCAGGGAGTTCCAGGTCGTGTTCGAGGTGCTCTTCCCCGGCGGTGAGGGCCGGTTGGTGCTCACCGAGCCCGACGACATGCTCACCACCGGCATCGAGCTGGAGGCACGCCCGCCCGGCAAGAAGGTCAAGCGGCTGTCGCTGCTGTCCGGCGGCGAGAAGTCGCTGGCCGCCGTGGCGATGCTGGTGGCGATCTTCCGGGCCAGGCCGTCGCCGTTCTACGTCATGGACGAGGTCGAGGCGGCGCTGGACGACACCAACCTGCACCGGCTGATCAGCCTGTTCGAGCAGCTGAGGGAGCGCTCGCAGCTGCTGATCATCACCCACCAGAAGCCGACCATGGAGATCGCCGACGCCCTGTACGGCGTGTCCATGCGCGGCGACGGCATCAGCCAGGTGATCTCGCAGCGGCTGCGCGGGCGCGAGGCGTCCTGA
- a CDS encoding zf-HC2 domain-containing protein codes for MTCFRSTDLGVYLLGSLDPVERGAFERHLRACPPCRRELLRLAPLPGLLGQVTLLDLEQPFTDPEPSPELAPLPELPPQPPPPVPRSARISARTTLPLATPLPPAPDGWLVGSRVKRGNRARDAGRGPVRRAARWPLPAAAAVLFGVLLAGALLVTPGWLAHEDPGPVPVASSTAVTWAGTDAGTGVAARAELVGRDWGTELLLTLDGAPDGARCRLVVHGTSGRTEVAGWWGSGPARHERVPGATSFALADVERVDVVVDMRVLVSVRP; via the coding sequence ATGACCTGCTTCCGCAGCACGGACCTGGGCGTCTACCTGCTCGGCTCGCTCGACCCGGTCGAGCGCGGCGCGTTCGAGCGGCACCTGCGCGCCTGCCCGCCGTGCAGGCGGGAGCTGCTGCGCCTCGCCCCGCTCCCCGGGCTGCTCGGCCAGGTCACGCTGCTCGACCTGGAGCAGCCGTTCACCGACCCCGAGCCCTCGCCCGAGCTGGCCCCGCTGCCCGAGCTGCCGCCGCAACCGCCGCCCCCGGTGCCCAGGAGCGCCCGGATCTCGGCCAGGACCACCCTGCCGCTGGCCACCCCGCTGCCCCCGGCGCCGGACGGCTGGCTCGTCGGCTCGCGCGTCAAGCGGGGGAACCGGGCGCGGGACGCGGGGCGGGGTCCCGTGCGCCGCGCGGCGCGGTGGCCGCTTCCGGCCGCCGCCGCGGTGCTGTTCGGGGTGCTGCTGGCGGGCGCGCTGCTGGTCACCCCCGGCTGGCTCGCCCACGAGGACCCCGGACCGGTCCCCGTCGCGTCGAGCACGGCGGTGACCTGGGCCGGGACCGACGCGGGCACCGGCGTCGCGGCCCGCGCCGAGCTGGTCGGCCGGGACTGGGGCACCGAGCTGCTGCTCACCCTCGACGGCGCGCCGGACGGGGCGCGCTGCCGCCTCGTGGTGCACGGGACGTCCGGGCGCACCGAGGTCGCCGGCTGGTGGGGCAGCGGCCCCGCGCGGCACGAGCGCGTGCCGGGCGCCACCTCGTTCGCGCTGGCCGACGTCGAGCGGGTCGACGTCGTGGTCGACATGCGGGTGCTCGTCTCCGTGCGCCCCTGA
- a CDS encoding sigma factor-like helix-turn-helix DNA-binding protein, translated as MDRGEDVVRQLYGRWRGPLRGYVLRLVGGDHRYAEDVVQETLRRARGSADVRTPEEAGPWLYAVARALVASGFRCAGGERPEEPPSEVDAVDHALQGWQVAEALRGLSRDHRDAVVELHYRRRTVAEAAAALGIPQGAVKSRCFYGLRALRDALAERGVTEP; from the coding sequence GTGGACCGCGGGGAAGATGTCGTCAGGCAGCTCTACGGCCGCTGGCGCGGCCCGCTGCGCGGCTACGTCCTGCGCCTGGTCGGGGGGGACCACCGGTACGCCGAGGACGTCGTCCAGGAGACCCTGCGCAGGGCGCGGGGCAGCGCGGACGTCCGCACCCCCGAGGAGGCCGGGCCGTGGCTGTACGCGGTGGCCCGCGCGCTGGTGGCGTCCGGGTTCCGGTGCGCGGGGGGTGAGCGGCCCGAGGAGCCGCCGTCCGAGGTCGACGCCGTCGACCACGCGCTCCAGGGCTGGCAGGTCGCCGAGGCGCTGCGCGGGCTGAGCCGCGACCACCGCGACGCCGTCGTCGAGCTGCACTACCGCAGGCGCACCGTCGCCGAGGCCGCCGCCGCGCTCGGCATCCCGCAGGGCGCGGTCAAGTCCCGCTGCTTCTACGGGCTGCGGGCGCTGCGCGACGCGCTGGCCGAGCGCGGGGTGACCGAGCCGTGA
- a CDS encoding acylphosphatase, translated as MSGAESAVRMTAWVRGHVQGVGFRWWTRARALELGLVGSASNLRDGRVEVNAEGPEEACRALLAALRSGGTPGRVDVVVERWSSPRGGLTGFAER; from the coding sequence ATGTCTGGGGCGGAGTCCGCGGTGCGGATGACCGCATGGGTCAGGGGTCACGTGCAGGGCGTCGGGTTCCGGTGGTGGACCAGGGCCCGCGCGCTGGAGCTCGGTCTGGTGGGGAGCGCGTCCAACCTGCGCGACGGCCGCGTCGAGGTCAACGCCGAGGGGCCCGAGGAGGCGTGCCGCGCGCTGCTCGCCGCGCTGCGCTCAGGGGGCACGCCGGGCCGGGTCGACGTCGTCGTGGAGCGCTGGTCGTCGCCGCGCGGCGGGCTGACGGGTTTCGCGGAGCGTTGA
- a CDS encoding CAP domain-containing protein — MSARSGKRSAIGGLLGLLLGAAGVGSIALLVGPTASTSSQQDPPPGAPRSGPGPGPGPSGAPGGPWPTTATTSGLAPDSPAPASSSPTFPQDPPPLDVVQADRVVRLVNQARGAAGCAALGVDDRVVTAARAHSADMASRGYFAHTSPEGVDFATRMREAGHPRPAGENIAMGQRSAEDVVGAWLDSEGHRRNILDCSFTTTGVGLDTRGWYWTQNFGR; from the coding sequence GTGAGCGCGCGGAGCGGGAAGAGGTCCGCCATCGGCGGGCTCCTCGGCCTGCTGCTCGGCGCGGCGGGCGTCGGCTCCATCGCCCTCCTCGTCGGCCCGACCGCCTCGACGTCGTCCCAGCAGGACCCGCCGCCGGGCGCGCCCCGGTCCGGTCCCGGTCCGGGCCCCGGTCCCTCAGGGGCTCCCGGCGGGCCCTGGCCGACCACCGCCACGACCAGCGGGCTTGCCCCGGACTCCCCCGCACCGGCAAGCTCGTCGCCGACGTTCCCTCAGGACCCGCCGCCGCTGGACGTGGTGCAGGCCGACCGGGTCGTGCGGCTGGTCAACCAGGCGCGCGGCGCGGCGGGGTGCGCGGCGCTGGGCGTGGACGACCGGGTGGTCACCGCCGCCAGGGCGCACAGCGCGGACATGGCGAGCCGGGGCTACTTCGCGCACACCAGTCCGGAGGGTGTGGACTTCGCCACCCGGATGCGCGAAGCGGGCCATCCGCGACCCGCCGGTGAGAACATCGCCATGGGCCAGCGGAGCGCGGAGGACGTCGTGGGCGCGTGGTTGGACTCCGAGGGTCACCGTCGGAACATCCTCGACTGCTCGTTCACCACCACCGGTGTCGGTCTGGACACCCGTGGCTGGTACTGGACCCAGAACTTCGGCCGTTGA
- a CDS encoding NAD(P)/FAD-dependent oxidoreductase produces MSERVVVLGAGYAGLAAAKLAARWTGAQVTLVNERDRFVQRVRLHQLAAGQSERRLPLRDLLAGTGVELVVGRAEAIDLGAREVRVGDRALPYDRLVYALGSGVDPGSTPGVAEHAHSVVDAESAERLHRALSGGGSGAPTGRRSVVVVGGGLTGVETAAELAEAGHSVALLSAGALGAGLSPKAVRHLHRAFARLGVRVREGCRVESVDERGVRVDGVREAADAVVWTAGFRVPPLARESGLAVDASGRLLVDGAMRSTSHPEVIGVGDAAAMRRADGQEMRMACATAGPNAQRAIRALAEELAGAEPTPTRFRYAGQCVSLGRRDAVLQFVHPDDTPRDLVLTGRAAALAKEAIIAYTVAFQRRPTLPSGA; encoded by the coding sequence ATGTCCGAGCGAGTTGTGGTGCTGGGGGCCGGTTACGCGGGTCTGGCCGCGGCCAAGCTGGCGGCCCGCTGGACCGGCGCCCAGGTGACGCTGGTCAACGAGCGCGACCGCTTCGTGCAGCGGGTCCGGCTGCACCAGCTGGCGGCGGGCCAGTCCGAGCGGCGGCTCCCGCTGCGGGACCTGCTGGCCGGGACCGGCGTCGAGCTGGTCGTGGGCCGGGCGGAGGCGATCGACCTGGGGGCGCGCGAGGTGCGCGTGGGCGACCGCGCGCTGCCCTACGACCGCCTGGTCTACGCCCTGGGCAGCGGCGTCGACCCTGGCTCGACGCCGGGTGTGGCCGAGCACGCCCACTCGGTGGTCGACGCCGAGTCCGCCGAGCGCCTGCACCGCGCGCTGTCGGGCGGGGGCTCCGGCGCGCCGACCGGCCGGAGGTCCGTCGTGGTCGTCGGCGGTGGCCTGACCGGCGTGGAGACCGCCGCCGAGCTGGCCGAGGCCGGGCACTCCGTGGCGCTGCTGTCGGCGGGCGCGCTGGGCGCGGGCCTGTCCCCGAAGGCGGTGCGGCACCTGCACCGGGCGTTCGCGCGGCTGGGCGTGCGGGTGCGGGAGGGCTGCCGGGTCGAGTCGGTGGACGAGCGGGGCGTGCGGGTCGACGGGGTGCGCGAGGCGGCGGACGCGGTCGTCTGGACGGCGGGCTTCCGGGTGCCGCCGCTGGCCCGCGAGTCGGGCCTGGCGGTGGACGCCTCGGGCAGGCTCCTGGTCGACGGCGCGATGCGCTCGACCTCGCACCCGGAGGTGATCGGCGTCGGCGACGCGGCGGCGATGCGCAGGGCGGACGGTCAGGAGATGCGCATGGCCTGCGCGACGGCGGGCCCGAACGCCCAGCGCGCGATCCGGGCGCTGGCCGAGGAGCTGGCGGGCGCCGAGCCCACCCCGACCCGCTTCCGCTACGCGGGCCAGTGCGTCAGCCTGGGCAGGCGCGACGCGGTGCTCCAGTTCGTGCACCCGGACGACACCCCGCGCGACCTGGTCCTGACCGGCCGCGCGGCGGCGCTGGCCAAGGAGGCGATCATCGCCTACACCGTCGCCTTCCAGCGCCGCCCGACCCTCCCCAGCGGCGCCTGA
- a CDS encoding response regulator yields MTKVLVVDDEPQIVRALRINLSARGYQVLTAHDGAAALRAAAEGKPDVVVLDLGLPDVDGTEVIAGLRGWTTVPIIVLSARADSTDKVEALDAGADDYVTKPFGMDELLARLRAAVRRSAAPADAGEAVVRTGAFTVDLVAKKVHREDAEVHLTPTEWGLLEVLVRNPGKLVAQRQLLQEVWGPAYAKETHYLRVYLAQLRRKLEPEPSRPRHLVTEPGMGYRFEP; encoded by the coding sequence ATGACGAAGGTGCTGGTGGTCGACGACGAGCCGCAGATCGTCCGGGCGCTCCGGATAAACCTGTCCGCCCGCGGCTACCAGGTGCTCACCGCCCACGACGGCGCCGCCGCGCTCAGGGCCGCCGCCGAGGGCAAGCCGGACGTGGTGGTGCTCGACCTCGGGCTGCCCGACGTCGACGGGACCGAGGTGATCGCCGGGCTGCGCGGCTGGACGACCGTGCCGATCATCGTGCTCTCCGCGCGCGCCGACTCGACCGACAAGGTCGAGGCGCTCGACGCGGGGGCCGACGACTACGTGACCAAGCCGTTCGGCATGGACGAGCTGCTGGCCAGGCTGCGCGCGGCCGTCCGCCGCTCCGCGGCGCCCGCCGACGCCGGTGAGGCGGTGGTGCGGACGGGGGCGTTCACGGTGGACCTGGTCGCGAAGAAGGTGCACCGGGAGGACGCCGAAGTGCACCTGACGCCGACCGAGTGGGGGCTGCTGGAGGTGCTGGTGCGCAATCCGGGCAAGCTCGTCGCGCAGCGGCAGCTGCTGCAGGAGGTGTGGGGGCCCGCGTACGCCAAGGAGACCCACTACCTGCGGGTCTACCTGGCGCAGCTGCGGCGCAAGCTCGAACCCGAGCCGTCCAGGCCCCGGCACCTGGTGACCGAACCGGGGATGGGGTACCGGTTCGAGCCCTGA
- a CDS encoding MarR family winged helix-turn-helix transcriptional regulator — MTASVTNQDALQLVVAVHRLVRSLRQSASVRRLQPTQLLVLAELSNHGPMRIGEIAVRALCSQPTATTVVTGLESNGLVRREADPADGRATIVVLTGAGRETVLSMAHGEAELLSERLSALSPEEQHRVRAVTPLLRRLADR; from the coding sequence ATGACCGCCAGTGTGACCAATCAGGACGCCTTACAACTCGTGGTCGCGGTGCACCGCCTGGTGCGGAGCCTGCGGCAGTCGGCATCGGTGCGCAGGCTCCAGCCGACCCAGCTGCTGGTGCTGGCCGAGCTGTCGAACCACGGGCCGATGCGCATCGGCGAGATCGCGGTGCGCGCGCTCTGCTCGCAACCGACAGCGACAACGGTGGTGACCGGCCTGGAGTCGAACGGGCTCGTCCGCCGCGAGGCCGACCCGGCCGACGGCAGGGCGACGATCGTGGTGCTGACCGGCGCGGGCCGGGAAACGGTGCTGTCGATGGCGCACGGCGAGGCCGAGCTGCTGTCGGAGCGGCTCTCGGCGCTGTCGCCGGAGGAGCAGCACCGGGTCCGCGCGGTGACGCCGCTGCTGCGCAGGCTCGCCGACCGGTGA
- the mutM gene encoding bifunctional DNA-formamidopyrimidine glycosylase/DNA-(apurinic or apyrimidinic site) lyase — protein MPELPEVEVVRRGLHEHVTGRTVASVEVLHARAIRRHLPGAADFAVRLTGQRMDAARRRGKYLWVDLSGGEAVLAHLGMSGQMLVQPVGAPDEKHLRVRVVFEDDGPELRFVDQRTFGGLALDELVEVDGTWLPRQVSHIARDPMDPEFDADAAVRALRSRKTDVKRALLDQTLVSGVGNIYADESLWRARLHGLRPTAKLTTAKTAELLGHATQVMLEALGQGGTSFDALYVNVNGQSGYFDRSLAVYGQEDRPCARCGTAIVREPFMNRSSYSCPRCQPRPRDAKTVAR, from the coding sequence GTGCCCGAGCTGCCCGAGGTCGAAGTAGTCCGCCGAGGGCTGCACGAGCACGTCACCGGCCGCACCGTCGCCTCCGTCGAGGTGCTGCACGCCCGAGCGATCCGCCGTCACCTCCCTGGGGCGGCGGATTTCGCCGTTCGGCTGACCGGTCAGCGCATGGACGCGGCGCGCAGGCGCGGCAAGTACCTGTGGGTCGACCTGTCCGGCGGCGAGGCGGTGCTCGCGCACCTCGGGATGAGCGGGCAGATGCTCGTCCAGCCGGTCGGGGCGCCCGACGAGAAGCACCTGCGGGTCCGGGTCGTGTTCGAGGACGATGGCCCGGAGCTGCGGTTCGTGGACCAGCGGACGTTCGGCGGGCTCGCGCTGGACGAGCTGGTGGAGGTCGACGGGACCTGGTTGCCCCGGCAGGTCTCGCACATCGCCCGCGATCCGATGGACCCGGAGTTCGACGCCGACGCGGCCGTGCGGGCGCTGCGGTCGCGGAAGACGGACGTGAAGCGGGCGCTGCTCGACCAGACGCTCGTGTCCGGGGTCGGGAACATCTACGCCGACGAGTCGTTGTGGCGCGCCCGGCTGCACGGGTTGCGGCCCACGGCCAAGCTGACCACCGCCAAGACCGCCGAGCTGCTCGGGCACGCCACGCAGGTGATGCTGGAGGCGCTCGGGCAGGGCGGGACGTCGTTCGACGCGCTGTACGTCAACGTGAACGGGCAGTCGGGGTACTTCGACCGGTCGCTCGCGGTGTACGGGCAGGAGGACCGGCCGTGCGCGCGGTGCGGGACGGCGATCGTGCGGGAGCCGTTCATGAACCGGTCCTCGTACTCGTGCCCCCGGTGCCAGCCCCGGCCTAGGGACGCCAAGACCGTCGCCCGTTAG
- the rnc gene encoding ribonuclease III, with translation MGGRSPRGRSVDRTPLLEALGVPLDAELLTLALTHRSYAYENGGLPPNERLEFLGDAVLGLVVTDHLYRAHPDRPEGQLAKLRASVVNMHALAGVARGLGADGLGGHLLLGRGEELTGGRDKASILADGLEAVIGAVYLQFGIDTARQLVHHLFDPLLAEAPLRGAGLDWKTSLQELTASSGLGVPEYRVDDQGPDHRKEFTATVYVGGKPHGSGDGRTKKEAEQKAAEAAYRVLSEKADDGEDAADGAEQNGQGSANQRTSPNQED, from the coding sequence ATGGGGGGTAGGTCGCCGCGCGGTCGGTCCGTCGACCGCACCCCGCTGCTTGAAGCGCTCGGCGTCCCTCTGGACGCCGAGCTGCTCACGCTCGCCCTGACCCACCGCTCGTACGCGTACGAGAACGGCGGCCTGCCGCCGAACGAGCGGTTGGAGTTCCTGGGCGACGCGGTGCTCGGGCTCGTCGTGACGGACCACCTGTACCGCGCGCACCCCGACCGCCCCGAGGGGCAGTTGGCGAAGCTGCGGGCCAGCGTGGTCAACATGCACGCGCTCGCGGGCGTCGCCCGCGGGCTCGGCGCGGACGGGCTCGGCGGTCACCTGCTGCTCGGCCGCGGCGAGGAGCTCACCGGGGGCAGGGACAAGGCGAGCATTCTCGCCGACGGCCTCGAAGCCGTCATCGGAGCGGTGTACCTGCAGTTCGGGATAGACACCGCACGTCAGCTGGTCCACCACCTGTTCGACCCGCTGCTGGCCGAGGCGCCGCTCCGGGGCGCGGGTCTGGACTGGAAGACCAGCTTGCAGGAGCTGACCGCCTCGTCAGGGCTGGGCGTCCCCGAGTACCGGGTGGACGACCAGGGGCCGGACCACCGCAAGGAGTTCACCGCGACGGTGTACGTCGGTGGCAAGCCCCACGGTTCAGGCGATGGCCGCACCAAGAAGGAAGCCGAGCAGAAGGCGGCCGAGGCCGCTTACCGCGTGCTGTCCGAGAAGGCAGACGACGGCGAGGACGCGGCCGACGGCGCGGAGCAGAACGGCCAGGGCTCGGCGAACCAGCGGACTTCACCCAACCAGGAAGACTGA
- the rpmF gene encoding 50S ribosomal protein L32 yields MAVPKRKMSRSNTRSRRAQWKTAAVHLVACSNKACRQPKPQHVACPTCGQYDGRQVVQPA; encoded by the coding sequence GTGGCCGTCCCGAAGCGGAAGATGTCGCGCTCGAACACGCGCTCGCGCCGCGCTCAGTGGAAGACCGCCGCCGTGCACCTGGTGGCCTGCTCCAACAAGGCCTGCCGCCAGCCGAAGCCCCAGCACGTGGCCTGCCCGACCTGCGGTCAGTACGACGGCCGCCAGGTCGTCCAGCCGGCCTGA
- a CDS encoding YceD family protein, whose protein sequence is MPEHSRAHARSTATGPWVIDTRDLGRRAGSSRAYRRTVPAEGLGLLGVIAVPAGGEVELDLLLESVVEGVLVTGTASTTVEGECSRCLDPLSSDVQVGLTELYAYPDSATDETTEEDEVSRVHDDLIDLEPVVRDALVLALPQVPLCSPDCLGLCVDCGGRLADLGPDHGHETIDPRWAALQVRFDGNRDNPEEN, encoded by the coding sequence ATGCCTGAACACAGCCGCGCGCACGCGCGTTCCACAGCAACCGGGCCCTGGGTCATCGACACCAGGGACCTCGGGCGTCGCGCGGGCTCCAGCCGCGCCTACCGCAGGACGGTCCCGGCTGAAGGTCTCGGTCTGCTCGGTGTGATCGCGGTGCCCGCGGGCGGCGAGGTCGAGCTCGACCTCCTGCTCGAATCGGTGGTCGAGGGCGTCCTCGTCACGGGCACCGCTTCCACGACGGTGGAGGGGGAGTGCTCGCGCTGCCTCGACCCGCTGTCGTCAGACGTCCAGGTGGGGCTGACGGAGCTGTACGCGTACCCCGACAGCGCCACCGACGAGACCACCGAGGAGGACGAGGTCAGCCGGGTCCACGACGACCTGATCGACCTCGAACCCGTGGTGCGCGACGCACTCGTGCTCGCGCTGCCGCAGGTGCCGCTGTGCTCGCCGGACTGCCTCGGGCTGTGCGTCGACTGCGGCGGCAGGCTGGCAGATCTCGGCCCCGACCACGGGCATGAGACGATTGACCCCCGGTGGGCCGCACTGCAGGTGCGGTTCGACGGGAATCGTGACAATCCAGAGGAGAACTAG